CTCTTGCGGCCTACACCGCGCCCATTGAGGAACTTGACCGGACCGCCACGCTGAGCGCCGAGGCTGCCTTTGTCGCTGCTTTGTGGCTGCGTGATCTGGATGGAGGCTCGCCTCAATCGCTCGCCGCGCGCTGGGCCGAGAAGTTCTCCCAGAGCCCGGACGGGAAGCATTTGGAAGCGGAGGCGGAGCGTGCTCTTCTCGCTTTTTCGGTTGACTGGCAAAGCGCAAGAGCCGTTTTCTTTGACCGGAACGCGGAATTCCTGGCGAGGCTGGGCGCAGTATGCCGACTGCTGGTGGGTTCGAGCCGGGACCCCGCTTTGACGGCGCGTTGCCAGAGCGTCGCATTGCTGTGGCTGCTGCAATCCGCGGGTCGATTGACGTTCGACGGGATGCTTGCGCCAATCGCACGGCACTTCGCAAAGATGTGGCGCCAGCATCTATCGACGCCCGCGCTCCTGATCTCGCCTCGCATCGCCCTGCCTCTTCTGCGAGACGTGACAGAAAGCAAACCGAACGCACCGGAACAGATCATGAAATTGTTCGACGCCGCGGAGATCGCCACGGGCGTGGCCGCCAATGGTGAGCTTCGCAATGAGCTGCGCAAGGCGATGAGGGCTCATGCAGCGCGGATTCCTTGGTAACAGTGGCGGCGCAAGAGTGCGCGAGCGTCGTCGGCGCGTTCATCGGAATCTTCAAAGCGGTTCGTAGAGCGTGTCGTCGTTTGCGAGCCTTCGGCTTATCGCTTGCAACACACCTTGAACCAAGGATTCATATATTGGGCTTGAATAACCATCCGCCCACCGCTCCGAACGCAATAGCGTGTGCACATAGTGACGCAGCTCAAAAAATAACCACGAACCCACCGCGTCTTCAACACGCACGTCGCGCTCGACGGTTGGGCCGCCGGGCGCGAAGTCTGTGCACACAAACCCGCACGCGTAAGAACCCTCCACGAACAGTCGGTATTCGAGCAACGCTGTGAATTCCTCGTGTCGTTCCACGGGCAGACGTTCGTGGCCCTGCACGCCAAAATGTCCCAACGCCGCTGTGTCGAGCGCGTCGATTAAAAGCACAAGCATCCGCGCCTGAAACTCGTTGACCGCAGCCCGTTTGCTCGCCGGCTTCCTGCGGATCTTCTGCGCTGAGAGAGATTTTGCGTTTGCGGGCGCCTCTTCAATCGACTCGAACGATGCTTCGCGATCGTTTCTCATGTGGTGCCTTGTGTGTTTTCAAGCATCAAGTTCATGCCGCGTCGCGCGCAGCGCCTGCGGTCGTGGGGACTACCGCCGATGGGTCCGTCATTTGATCGCAATCGTGGGCATCCTGTCGACCTATACCGCCGACGATCGCGCGTTTTCGGTTTCGGGGCCTGCGGTGGATTAGGGACGCTTGCTCCCGAAAGTCGCCGGAGTATGCGTTCGCACGGTAGGAGCTATTTTTCCTTAGCCTACGACCGGCGCCGGCAATGCCAGCAGGGCTTGAGAGGCGGTCTGCATCACCCTCGCCGACAAATCTGCCCCCGAGACATCTTCGTAACGGGCGGGGATGCGCTCTTTGAGCCGAAACAGCCGCTGGTGCGCCGATCGGGTGAGCTGGCCGTAGGTGACGGCCTGCACACGACCGCGTAAAACGCCCTCCTCTTTGAGCTCCTTCTCGCGCGTCGTCTTCGCCGCGATCTCGTGCCCCACCACAAACGCCCTGAACATTGGCGTTCCATCGAGCGCGCCGCTGCCAAGGAAGTCCTGCACATAGCCGTCGGCCTGATTCATCTCCTCGCGGCCGATCGCGGATTTGCCCTTCTTGAGTTCGATGATCAGCACGTTCTGGATACGCGTGAGCGTCGGATCAGCCGGGTCGAATCCTTCGGTGCCGACGATCGAGCACGTCGCGTTAGCCAGAACCACGATGTCTGGTCGCTGTTTGTGGTTGATGAAGGCCTCGGTGGACAACCTCTTCCTGAAGATCTTCTCGGCGGCCGTTCGCAGGCTGACGTTGGATGAATATTCGCTGCTGTCAAACTCCGGCCCGAACAGCCAGCGAGCCTGGGTGACCAGGGGATGCAGCGTGTGAAGTTCATCGGCCCCCTCGTCTCCGCAGAGCTTCTCAACGGCTGCGAGAACCGCCAGACGATGATCGATCTCATCGAGCACCGACAAGGCGTCGCGGACGGTCCACTGACTCAGCAGCCGGTCGAGTCCATCGATGTCGGACTCGTCAAGCTTGGTGAGTTTTTCAAGAAGAGCTGCGCCACCGCGTGCCTTTTCCAAGTTGATCAGAGCCTGAACCGCAGCAGAGAGCACATCCGGGGAGACCGTGGGCGTCGCCTTCACCAGGTCCCGCGCGAAGCTTGCGACCTCGGCGCGACCGAGCTGCGATAGCTCTTTAAACTCCTCGCGATTTCGGATCAGGGCCTCCTCGGAGCTCTCCTCAACAAGAGTGGCGGACAACGAGGCAAAACTTTTCTGCGCGTATTGCCGAACCGCCTCGAAGAGCGCGTCCACCTTGGGTCCATTCTTGAACCGAGACCAGTCAGGCTCGACCTCCGCCATCCAGCCGTCACTGGTTTTGACAACAATCGAATAGCGCTTTGCGAATCGGGCACGACCGTCAATAACGGCCTCGGACCCGACGACCCATCCGGGTGTGCCGACCAGCCGACCATTGACCCAGAAGGCAATTCCTTGATAGATGGTCGATTGAGCAGTCCGAGTCGAGTCCACGACGTAGGCTTCCGCCGGCGGACACCCTTCGATTGAAAGGTCCATTCGCTCGATGAGCCCCGTTTGGTCTGCCAGTTCAACGGACTGTCCGTTGACCCGCACAACGAACTGTGGATCATGCAGGAAGCGAGCTGACAGAATTTCACGGATCCGGTCCGGGTCGGGCAGATGCCGTTCGACAATCACCGAGAGCTTTGTCCCGTGGCCCGATCGCAGGAAGGCGCCCTCCTTCTCGATCTTAAAGGGCGTCTCCTGACTCTGCGTGCCGATCTCAAAGCTCGCGCCCTTGTCTTCGCGCCAGGTTTCTACCGAATATTGGCCCGCGAAGCACAGCAAGCCATGGCGACCAATCCCATTGCGCCCATAGGCCCGACGACGCCATCCCTTCCGCTCCGGAGGGAACTCCACGTTTGAGCTTTGGTGCTTGGTCCGGTCATAACCGAGTTTCATCCACCGGGCCTTGAACTGTGCAGCCGTCATGCCGTGGCCATCGTCTTGCACCGTCAAGACGAGGTTATGCGTGGGCGGAATAATGAGATCGACTAGCGATGCTCCCGCATCCCAAGCGTTAGCCACCAGCT
This genomic stretch from Paraburkholderia dioscoreae harbors:
- a CDS encoding ATP-binding protein, which gives rise to MGSLFEENYLVRTLGRIAHDPEIALTELVANAWDAGASLVDLIIPPTHNLVLTVQDDGHGMTAAQFKARWMKLGYDRTKHQSSNVEFPPERKGWRRRAYGRNGIGRHGLLCFAGQYSVETWREDKGASFEIGTQSQETPFKIEKEGAFLRSGHGTKLSVIVERHLPDPDRIREILSARFLHDPQFVVRVNGQSVELADQTGLIERMDLSIEGCPPAEAYVVDSTRTAQSTIYQGIAFWVNGRLVGTPGWVVGSEAVIDGRARFAKRYSIVVKTSDGWMAEVEPDWSRFKNGPKVDALFEAVRQYAQKSFASLSATLVEESSEEALIRNREEFKELSQLGRAEVASFARDLVKATPTVSPDVLSAAVQALINLEKARGGAALLEKLTKLDESDIDGLDRLLSQWTVRDALSVLDEIDHRLAVLAAVEKLCGDEGADELHTLHPLVTQARWLFGPEFDSSEYSSNVSLRTAAEKIFRKRLSTEAFINHKQRPDIVVLANATCSIVGTEGFDPADPTLTRIQNVLIIELKKGKSAIGREEMNQADGYVQDFLGSGALDGTPMFRAFVVGHEIAAKTTREKELKEEGVLRGRVQAVTYGQLTRSAHQRLFRLKERIPARYEDVSGADLSARVMQTASQALLALPAPVVG